GATACGCCAAGCACCATGCAATCCTTATCCAGCTTCGCGTATTCGCGGAGGTGGGCTGGTATGTTTACCCTTCCCTGTTTGTCGAGCTCGCATTCCGTTGCCCCGGAAAAGAAAAACCGGGTAAACGCCCGGGCATCCGACTTCATGAGAGGCAGTGACTTCAGCTTCTGCTCCAGCACGCTCCACTCGCTCATAGGGTAAACAAACAAGCAGTTGTCTAATCCGCGGGTTGCGATAAAGATAGTGCCTAGCGATTCCCGGAACTTTGAAGGAATAATAATGCGGCCCTTCTCATCAATGGTATGTTGATATTCACCCATAAACATGAGATGCGCCCCACCCCTTCCCCCGTATCCTCCACTTCGCACCACTTTTCCCCACTAAGATAGACTAGTTCGCCACCTAAAATAAAAATCCTGCTCCATGAGCAGGATTTTTGAAAAATAATTCATATGATTAACCGTTTGGCTGATTTGGATCTTCTTCCTTATCCTCTTCTTTGACCGGAGGCGTTATAAGGTTCCTTGGCGGAGCCTGATATTTCGGCCTGGAGCGGAATTTGCCGCGCAGCCAGTATACCGGCAGCCCGATAATAACAAGCAGCAGCAGAATCGGCAGAGCACCGGCAACAAAAACAAGCAGCCCCTGAAGTACGGTGATCATGGCGTTTACGCTGTCTTGCAAAGCTTTAGACATTTTATCGCCAAGACCGTCTTCCACCGACTCCGACTTCGCGTCTGGCTGATAGAGCCTGAGCTCAACCGTCGAATAAGAAACGTTGTTATCCAGGTAGCGAATCCGCCCCTTTAATCGTTCGATATTTTCCTGAACCGTCGCAAGCTGCTCGGAGAACTTCACCAGATCATCCGCTTTTGTCGCCTTATCCATAAAGGCAAGCAACCTTTCCTCCACTGCCTGCTGTGCTTTCAGACGCGACTGCAGGTCCACGTACTCCTCCGTCACGTCCGTGCCGCTGATCTGCCGCTCAAACTTCTTATGCTCGATACCGTTAAGACGGTCGATAAAATCCATAAAACCTGCCGCCGGCACTTTGATGGTATAGGTGGAGCTCTTCTCGCCGTTGTATTGCCCATCCTGGAATTGCAATATATACCCGCCTGACTGGTGAATGGTGTTGCGGAGTACCGTTGCCGCCTTATCGAAATCAACGGCTTCTATCGTTAAATTCGCTTTGTAGATCAGTTTTTGATTCAAGCCCGCTCCCGTGCCGTCAGCGGCAATCTCTCCAATAGACCCTCCGCCCGCTTCACCGCCTACCGCCGCGGCAGGCGCTTCGGCAGAGCCTGCCGCGTTCTCCGATTGGACCTCCGCCTTGGCATCCGAGGGCTGTCTATTGACAACCGCCCCGCTGTTCGCCGTTGATGCGGCCGAGTTCATGTTGCTGCTTCCTGATGAGCATCCTCCGAGAATTAGTGCGATCGCCATAATCATCACGAGCAAGAACATGTACCCATTTCTTTTTATACGCATCTTTACTCCCCCTTTTCCATAGTTCACCGTCCTAGACGCACAATATTTGGAAAAGTTGCATGAGGGAGGAAATACGATTTAACTCTTCATACTGCTCAAAAACAACACGATCAGCTCCATTGCCAGCAAAGAGGTTTGATCCAAGTGATCAAGCAGCGGATTCACCTCTACGAACTCGGCGGAGGTCATGCGTTTGGATATGCCTAGCATGCGGATAGCCTCCCGGGCTTCGTCCGCTGTTAAACCGCCATGTACCGGAGTACCCGTCCCCGGAGCTTCGGCAGGATCAACGCTGTCGATATCAAAGCTGAGATGGATGCCGTCCGCCCCGTCTCCCGCAATGCGAAGCGCTTCGGTGATTACCGCATGAATGCCAAGCCGTCTAATGTCGTCCATGCGGAAACAAGAAATTCCCTCCGCCTGGATAAACGCTTCCTCCGCAGGATCCAGATCCCGGGCTCCGATAAGGACAATATTGCCGGGAGCGATTGTACCCGCTCCCGGCAATAAGTGGGATAAAGACAGCTGCGCCCTTCCTTGGGCGACGGCGAGCGGGATGCCGTGCATATTGCCGGAAGGGCTGGTTGATTCGGTGTTCATATCGGCATGCGCATCAATCCATATGACGCCAAGCTTCTTATAATGCGAGGTCAATCCGGCTAACGTCCCCATCGCCAGACTATGATCTCCGCCAAGAACGAAAGGAAACTGTCCGGAAGATACAACGGCTTTTACGGCCCGGGCCAATGCGATTCCCGTCTTGATGACTTCCTCGGAATGGTTCATCGGAACCTGAATAACGGGAGCAGGAATACCGGCGTTTATGATTTCCTTCAGCTTATTAATCGTGCAGCCTTGCTGCTGC
This region of Paenibacillus sp. JDR-2 genomic DNA includes:
- the mraZ gene encoding division/cell wall cluster transcriptional repressor MraZ; the protein is MFMGEYQHTIDEKGRIIIPSKFRESLGTIFIATRGLDNCLFVYPMSEWSVLEQKLKSLPLMKSDARAFTRFFFSGATECELDKQGRVNIPAHLREYAKLDKDCMVLGVSGRVEIWSKSTWEGYYAQSEQAFNEIAEKLVDFDFNF
- a CDS encoding DUF4349 domain-containing protein, coding for MRIKRNGYMFLLVMIMAIALILGGCSSGSSNMNSAASTANSGAVVNRQPSDAKAEVQSENAAGSAEAPAAAVGGEAGGGSIGEIAADGTGAGLNQKLIYKANLTIEAVDFDKAATVLRNTIHQSGGYILQFQDGQYNGEKSSTYTIKVPAAGFMDFIDRLNGIEHKKFERQISGTDVTEEYVDLQSRLKAQQAVEERLLAFMDKATKADDLVKFSEQLATVQENIERLKGRIRYLDNNVSYSTVELRLYQPDAKSESVEDGLGDKMSKALQDSVNAMITVLQGLLVFVAGALPILLLLVIIGLPVYWLRGKFRSRPKYQAPPRNLITPPVKEEDKEEDPNQPNG
- the rocF gene encoding arginase, whose amino-acid sequence is MNKLTLLSVPFGLGAGTPGSEQAPRHIYQLGLFQMLQQQGCTINKLKEIINAGIPAPVIQVPMNHSEEVIKTGIALARAVKAVVSSGQFPFVLGGDHSLAMGTLAGLTSHYKKLGVIWIDAHADMNTESTSPSGNMHGIPLAVAQGRAQLSLSHLLPGAGTIAPGNIVLIGARDLDPAEEAFIQAEGISCFRMDDIRRLGIHAVITEALRIAGDGADGIHLSFDIDSVDPAEAPGTGTPVHGGLTADEAREAIRMLGISKRMTSAEFVEVNPLLDHLDQTSLLAMELIVLFLSSMKS